One part of the Arabidopsis thaliana chromosome 1 sequence genome encodes these proteins:
- a CDS encoding Kinase interacting (KIP1-like) family protein (Kinase interacting (KIP1-like) family protein; CONTAINS InterPro DOMAIN/s: KIP1-like (InterPro:IPR011684); BEST Arabidopsis thaliana protein match is: Kinase interacting (KIP1-like) family protein (TAIR:AT3G17680.1); Has 200 Blast hits to 198 proteins in 54 species: Archae - 0; Bacteria - 36; Metazoa - 14; Fungi - 10; Plants - 112; Viruses - 0; Other Eukaryotes - 28 (source: NCBI BLink).): MDASQSPLPQLPSLSDLESRMQVMRVSALDDNQTGETFSQRAEWFYQRSPLLLSLCQDLYDGYATLLDRFNQNPKQVIPHDNDTDTDITSEVESILSFQQMEVSTCDMQKNIEDLVSQLVTANLEKDTAKHILQRREQTLQEACKTIGLLKKLVMLLDMEKEVAVEETANLGHKLTSLLEENRELASEALFMKNEAVKLARCVLKMRDEHFHKMCHLQNQIYELQSSREPVYENESSQSCFGLENSKKKSKKRKMSETRSETGEKMRSKWFKRLNTINPFTKCSITPLSSPLYHAAL, encoded by the exons ATGGATGCCTCTCAGTCTCCTCTTCCACAGTTGCCATCTCTCTCCG ATCTTGAGTCTCGGATGCAAGTAATGCGGGTCTCTGCTCTTGATGATAACCAAACCGGTGAAACATTTTCTCAACGTGCTGAATGGTTTTACCAGAGAAGCCCTCTCCTTCTCTCACTCTGTCAAGATCTCTACGATGGTTACGCCACTCTCTTGGACCGTTtcaatcaaaaccctaaacaagtCATTCCTCATGACAATGATACCGATACTGACATCACTTCTGAAGTAGAGAGCATCTTGTCCTTTCAACAGATGGAAGTCTCCACTTGTGATATGCAAAAGAACATTGAAGACTTAGTCTCGCAGCTCGTTACTGCAAACTTGGAGAAAGATACCGCGAAGCACATATTACAACGCAGAGAACAAACGTTGCAAGAAGCTTGCAAGACAATTGGCTTGCTAAAGAAGCTTGTGATGTTGCTTGATATGGAGAAGGAAGTAGCTGTAGAAGAAACCGCAAATCTCGGACACAAACTTACTTCCCTCTTGGAAGAGAACCGAGAGCTCGCCAGTGAAGCGCTGTTCATGAAAAACGAAGCAGTTAAGCTTGCTAGGTGCGTTCTTAAGATGAGGGATGAACATTTTCACAAGATGTGTCATCTCCAGAACCAAATCTACGAGCTGCAGTCATCGAGAGAGCCTGTCTACGAAAATGAATCCTCGCAGAGCTGCTTTGGATTGgaaaatagtaagaaaaagagcaagaagagaaagatgagtGAAACAAGAAGTGAAACTGGAGAGAAAATGAGATCCAAGTGGTTCAAGAGACTCAATACCATCAATCCCTTTACCAAATGTAGCATTACGCCATTATCTTCTCCCCTCTATCATGCTGCACTCTAA